One segment of Halomonas sp. TD01 DNA contains the following:
- the rpsD gene encoding 30S ribosomal protein S4 has translation MARYIGPKCKLSRREGTDLFLKSGVTPFEKKCKSEQIPGVHGQRRQRLSDYGLQLREKQKVRRMYGVLEKQFRNYYKEAARLKGATGEVLLQLLESRLDNVVYRMGFGSTRSEARQLVSHKAISVNGRTVNVASYQVKPGDVVSVREKAKNQARIQHSLTIAANRGDIAWIEIDAKKMEGTFKALPERGDLTADINENLIVELYSK, from the coding sequence ATGGCTCGTTATATTGGACCGAAGTGCAAACTGTCTCGTCGTGAAGGCACCGACCTCTTTTTAAAGAGCGGTGTTACTCCCTTCGAGAAAAAGTGTAAATCCGAGCAAATCCCGGGTGTACACGGCCAGCGTCGTCAGCGTCTTTCCGACTACGGCTTGCAGCTTCGCGAGAAGCAAAAAGTACGCCGTATGTATGGCGTACTCGAAAAGCAGTTCCGCAACTACTACAAAGAAGCCGCTCGCCTGAAAGGCGCGACTGGTGAGGTATTGTTGCAGTTGCTTGAATCCCGACTGGATAACGTCGTCTACCGCATGGGCTTTGGCTCGACTCGCTCTGAAGCGCGTCAGCTGGTCAGCCACAAGGCGATTTCCGTGAACGGCCGCACCGTTAACGTTGCTTCCTACCAAGTGAAGCCCGGTGACGTTGTTTCTGTTCGCGAAAAGGCGAAGAACCAAGCGCGTATTCAACACTCGTTGACCATTGCGGCCAACCGTGGCGACATCGCTTGGATCGAAATCGACGCCAAGAAGATGGAAGGCACTTTCAAGGCTCTGCCTGAACGCGGTGACCTGACTGCCGACATCAACGAAAACCTGATCGTCGAGCTGTACTCCAAGTAA